The Bifidobacterium coryneforme genome segment AAGTGCCTCATATCCTCACTGAGATGCCAGGGCATCCCATTCTGATTTCCTATGGCACCAGGCCGTCCATCCATGGACCTCGCCTGTGCCCAGATCAGATTGACGGACGAAGGACGTTCGATGTCACCTTCCAGATCCTGCCAATCCTCACCACCTAAAAGCCCGGCCTGCCCGGGCTCGGGTTCGTGATAGCCGCTACGGCTACTACTGTCATGCTCCATCTGTTGCGTTCACTCCTCGTGAAGAGTTGGATATACGAGTCCATGATAATCGCCTGCACTGACGGCGCAAGCTTATCCGGGCGCACTCTCAGACGGCCACCGGGGCTTTGATGGCCGAATGGCTCTGGTAGTCGACCAGTTCGAAGTCCTCATACTGGTATTCGAAAATCGAAGGAGCCTTCCGGATCCGCATCCCAGGATAGGGGTAAGGCGCACGGGAGAGTTGCTCCAGGACCTGATCGATATGGTTGTCGTAAACGTGGCAGTCCCCACCGGTCCATACAAACTCCCCGGGTTCAAGGCCGGCCTGCTGGGCCATCATCATGGTGAGAAGCGAGTACGAGGCAATGTTGAACGGAACGCCCAGGAACATGTCACAGGAGCGCTGGTACAGCTGACAGCTCAGGCGACCGTCTGCCACATAGAACTGGAAGAGGGCATGGCAGGGCGGTAGGGCCATCTGATCGATTTCGGCGGGATTCCAAGCGCTGACAATCATCCGACGGGAGTCGGGATGGGTCTTGATAAGGTCGATGACCTTCTGAATCTGGTCGATGGTCCGGTTGGGGTCATCCGGGGTCGGCGCGGGCCAGCTGCGCCACTGCACCCCGTATACAGGACCCAGATCGCCAGTCTCCGGGTCCGCCCATTCGTCCCAGATATGCACGTTGTGCTCCTGAAGCCAGCGCACGTTCTGCGACCCCTTGAGGAACCAAAGCAATTCGTAGGCAATGCCGCGGAAGTAGACCTTCTTGGTCGTCAGCAGGGGGAAGGAGGAGAGGTCGAACCTCATCTGCTGACCGAAGAGGGAGATCGTACCCGTCCCGGTCCTGTCCGATTTGAGGTTGCCCTCCATGAGTATCCTGCGGACCAGATCCTCATAGGGCATGGGGATATCGGTCTGTGGGCGTTCCGGAATCCTGGAACGAATTTCCTGCAACTGTTCTTGGGACAAAACCATGGTAGCCAGTCTACCAAGCCGTATCCTCCCCAGGAGCTGAATCTCTGGACTGGAGCGGGAGGACTCCTCCCGCAGTCCCAACCGCGGACGCCGGTCATTGCCCCTCCCCCGGATCGACGCCTCATCCTCTGCCTGCTGCCTTCCTGCACCACCTCTACGCCGGTGACAAAGAATAACGGCCAATGTGGTCGGTTAGGGTTAGATTGAAGAAAACAGGACCGACGGCAGGTGCCGACGGCGACCGGTGCCCCTTTATGGGATACCCGACCAAGGAGGAAACATGGGAAAGAGACTGTGGGTGGAACGCAACAAGGACGGTTCCTGGGACGCTTATTCGGATGAGGGCGCCCACATCAAGTTCGGCAAGGGTAAGGGACAGTTCAACCCCGGCGACCTGATGAAAATCGCCTTGGCCGGCTGTGGGGCCCTGTCCAGCCAGTTCGCCATCGAGAACTCACTTGGCGAGGGTAAGGGCGCCAGGATAGTCGTCGACGGGACCTATGACCCTGATGACGACGCCTACCTGAACTTCACAGAGCAGGTGGACGTGGATGCCACCGATGCCCATCTGAGCCAGGAGGATGCCGACAAGCTCGAGGAGCGGATCCGTCGTCACATCGCCAAGGCCTGCACGGTCGAGCACACCTATGAGCATGAGACCCCGGTCAGGCTGTCCGTCAAGGTTCGTCACTGACACCGGACGAGGTCTGCGCAAGTCAACTCGCATACAAGGAAGACCCTCTGGGTTGGAGTTCCTCCCAGAGGGTCTTCCTTGTATCTGAATCCTGCCCGGCAATCATAAAGTCGGCCGACGTACCACCATCTAGGCTCAATTCCTTACGCGAATGTCAGGAGATCAGGTCTTTCGCCCTTACTTCCGGCGTTCCGGGTCAATCGTGGACTCGATATCGGCCAGCTGCTCAGGTTTCGCCGTATCGACGGAGACCTGTTCCACTCCGGTTATCTGATCGATGTCCTTCGTTTCGACAATCAGACCGCCCTCTGCGGCGGCCTTGAGCCCGGACTCCTCGGCCTCCACGTACTTACGGGGGACCACGTAGACAGGGCTCACGGCATGCTGCAGCAGGCCCTGGCTCGTTGACCCCAGCAGGAGACCGGTGAAGCCTCCGCGACCTCGGGATCCGACAACCACCACATCATGGGTCTTGCTGGCCTGGGTAAGGGCCTCAACCGCCGAACCAGGCACCACACTCTTGGTCACATGAAGATTGGGGTAGGTCTTCAGCAAAGGGGCGATACGGGTGTTCAAATCGTCCATGTACGATTCCATGACGCTTTGCTCCTCCGCCGATCCGGTACCCGTCAGGCCCGAGATGTTGGGAACGGCCGACATGACGTTCAGCTCAGCCCCCCAGCTGTCGGCAAACCCGGCGGCAATCTGCAGGGCCTTCAGTCCCCACTTCGATTCGTCCGATCCGACTGCCACGCTCCTGATTTGATTGTTCAGGTGCATCAGGTTCCCATCATCGTCGGTATAGGGCACGACCACAATCGGGCAGTAAGCGTAGGCAGGCAGACTTGAACTGGTGGTACCCAACAGACGCTCGGCCAGTCCACCCTTGCCCCTGTTTCCTATGACTATGAGCTTGTAGTTACGGCTGAGCTCGACAAAGACCGAGGAGGGGTCGCCGGTGACAATCAGTGTCGCCGCGCTGACACCCTGGTCATCAGCGATGGCCTTGGCCTTGGAGAGGATCTCCTGAGCATCATTGTGGGCGGCCACATCATCGCCCATGGTGGTATAGGTGGCATCGAATGAAACCGCTGCATAGCTTGGCAGGGAGTATGCGCATACGATTTGCAAAGTCAGACCTGCATGCTTGGCGAAATTGGCAGCCCACCAGGCAGCCTTGTAACTCGCATCCGAACCGTCGACACCTACCAGAACAGCCTTATCGTTGCTCATGAGACGACCTCCTTGTGCTCAAGGCGATACTGCAACCCGGTATCGCTCTACTGTCAGAATAGCTCACTCGCGTTCCACAAATAAGTCGGCGGACGGGGAACACGCCCAAGGACAAAACGCCTTCCATGACCTGCGTCTGCCGCGACAGGGATTCCAGCACTCATGCCAACTGCCGCAACCGGCCCGCAGAAACCTGACCTGCACACAAAAAGCGCCCCCAAAAGGGGGCGCTTGGCAAGTCCTATTCCAGTCGGCCTTTTTGCTTAACCGACCTCGGTAACGTCAGACCAGTCTCCTGTATTCGAAAGACCGGTAGGGAGCCTGTACCTTGACGGTCTGGCCCGGAGCGGGGGCATGAATCATGTATCCGTTACCCACATAGATGGCCACGTGCCCGGGAGCAACCATCAGGTCACCGGGGGCAGGAGTGCTGACCGGCGTGCCGAATCCGGCCTGAGCATCGGCATTGTGCGGAAGCGCGATTCCGAAGTGGGCAAAAACGTACTTGGTGAATCCTGAGCAGTCGAATCCGCTCGGGGTCTCACCACCAAAAACATAAGGGACACCCTGGAACTGCATGGCGTAGCTAACGACATCCTGACCGGTCCCGGTCACAGGGGCATCATCAACGGCAACCTGCTGAGTAGCCCGCTGACTGGAGCGGCTGGCAACTCCGGACTGATTCCTTGTCTGGGCGTTCTGAGCGGCCTGGGCGGCCTGAGCAGCGCGGGCCGCCTGACGGGCCTCGGCATCCTTTTCCGCCTGGGACTTGGTCACAGGAACATCCAGGGATTCAATGCCACCCCAGTTGGAGTCCTTTTCGACCGTAGTCGAAATCGACTCATCAAGAAGGTTTGCCTTCACCCTGTTATGAGGTGTGAAAGATCGTGACGAGGCAACAGCAGAATCCGCACTACCAGCGGCATTAGCCACAGCAGGGATACCTGCAAGCAAGGAACCGCACAGGGCGGCTGTCACAAGACGAGTCACTTTTTTGTGTAAGTTATTCATCAATTACAATCCTAACACAACAACTGATGACTGTTCAATGCTCAGGTGCATCCGATATGAAATGAGCGAACGCACCGAGGTGGCGGGAAGCCCGGCACAGTGATGAACTCCCGAACAGGCCGCCCGGGAATTCAGGGATTGCGCTCAGTAGTGGATGTACTGCAGCGCGTGAACATTGGTCAGGGTGCGGGAATAGGTCTTGCCGTTCATGACGGCACCGCACTCCGAAGTAACTATCGAACCATCGGGGTTGATCTTCTCGACGATTGCCACATGACCATAGGTCATGTCGGACCCTTCCTGACCCGGCTGGAAGACGATCACATCGCCGACATTGCGGGGGGTGTTGTCGACCCAGTACCCCAGCGCCCTGGCCGAATTAGCCCAGTTCATGCCATTGCCCAGGTGGGAACCGACAGGCAGGCCCAGCTGATGACGGCGAACATAGGCCCACCACGTGCACTGGCTGAACTCGTAAGCGTTGCCTCTCTCACCAGTGGCATGATTCGGGTTGAACCCCTCGGGAATCGCGTCCCGGTTCTCGTCCATCAGGTTGGCGACAACCGGATTCTCAGCCAGAGACTTGGACATCTGGCTAGCATCAAGATCACTATCACCGAGCTGCCAGGAACCCTCATTCGTCTGGGACTCGGTGGGAAGACTCTGACGGGTCTCCGAACGGGAAACGGTGGTGCTGCCATAGACGGTCGAATCCAGGGACCCGGCCGGAGTGGCCAGATAGCTCCCGGTACTGCTGGCCATGGGGGAAACCCCATCATTCCTGTTCTGCGAGAAAGTCAGAGAAGAAGCTGCGGCACCGACCAGAACGGTCAGGGCCGAACCGGTCACAAGGTGTGCGCGACGTGCCTCGGCCTTGGCGGCCAGGCGAATGGAGCGACGTGTAGGAGGGGCCACCTCATTAAGTTTCGCAACCAGGGCATCATCGGCATCCATGCCATCCTGCTGGGTGGAGCTCGAAGGAGGGGACACTAATCTGCCTATACGTGCGCCTTTCCTGGCCGGAGCCCTGTGCGCAGCATGCTTCATATATCAATCACTCCTATTGCGTTCCAACACGACTATCGTGTCGTACCACTCTAAAACTTCACAGGTGAACACCTTAAACCAAACCACTACGTTCGACAACTGTGATCGGTTGTCCATACTGGCGTACTCAACCCACTCCCTGTACGCCACCCAACTTGAGCAACCGCATGTTCATAAGGATTATACGGACTGGCGAAAAGTTGGTCAATTGTGGCCCGGGACATTCAATTACGGCGTGTTTATCCGGGCGTGTCGGCTTTTCTATCCACCGAAAGCGAACTGGTGCCGCTACTCAGACAGGGGTCGCGGCCAGAAGGAAGGAGCCGTTCTCCGTCGCCGTTCCAGTCTCCTGGACGGTAGATTGCGGCAGGGTGACGACAACCCGCCCGTCCTCCGACGGGATGAAGACGGCCTGACCCTGCTTCAAGGTAACGGAGCTGTACTCGGTCGAACACTGGATCGCCCCCTCGGTACAGAGGAGGATGCGTGGACCCTTGCGGGGAATCATGAGCCGGCGCGGCCCCAGCTTCTCGATCAGGTCACCGTACCGCTGGTTCAGTCTTGCCATCAGGGGCCAGGCCGCCTCACCCGCTGACACATTCCCATATACCAGCATGTACTCGCTGATCTTGGGTTTGTAGGTCACCATGTTGTGCATGATCAGGGTGGCGATCATGGAGCTGGACGGGTCGATAGGGGCGTTGGGCTGGCAATCCAGACTGCGCAACAGGTTGGGGATGTCGCGGTGCTTGGGGGTCATGCCGGCACGGAGCACGTTGTCGGAGTTGGTCATGATCTCAGCCGCCGTACCGTGGATATATGCATGAGGGGTGCCCGCAGGAATATAAACGGACTCACCCTCCTCCAGACAGACCGGGTTGAGCATCAGCAGACACAGGACCGACGGGTCTCCCGGGAAGGCTTGTGCGGCCTGGAGAGCGTTGTCCATGACGGCATGGGTCTTACGCCCCTTGACCTTCTGGCTGGCCGACTCAAGGGCGGCACCAAGCGCGGCGGATGACTCCTCCGGAGCCGTGATGGCGGTATGAAAGGCCCGAAAGATTCGTCGCCTGGAGTCCGGCCATATCAGCGAGGAGACGGGCATCATGGCATCGGCTTGGGCGAACTGGGCCGGGGGAACCCCCATGTGGAAGGTCCGCGCAGTCAGGGCCTCTGCCATCAATCGGGCCAGCGGGTGGTCGACCGCGCGCAAGAGGGTCAGCTGGAAAGCCACCGGCGAGAAACCTACAGAGGCCGTGAAGGGCTCCAGTGCCACCACCATCTCGTTTTTGGCCAGGGTGTCTTTGAAAGAACGGTCAGGCGCCTCCCGGGGTATGCCGGCGGCGTTCTCCCGGTTGAATCCTGCCCGGGCTTCGAAATCCAAGGGGTGAACCTGGAGGGATAGGGGTATCCGGGCGGATATTACCTTGAAGAGGTAGGGCAGGGTCGGGCCGAAGAGCCGCGAATCCTGCTCGCCCAGCATGGTCATGGGATCGCGCCGGATGGCATCGGTCAGGGGAACCGTGTCCCCA includes the following:
- a CDS encoding thymidylate synthase, translated to MVLSQEQLQEIRSRIPERPQTDIPMPYEDLVRRILMEGNLKSDRTGTGTISLFGQQMRFDLSSFPLLTTKKVYFRGIAYELLWFLKGSQNVRWLQEHNVHIWDEWADPETGDLGPVYGVQWRSWPAPTPDDPNRTIDQIQKVIDLIKTHPDSRRMIVSAWNPAEIDQMALPPCHALFQFYVADGRLSCQLYQRSCDMFLGVPFNIASYSLLTMMMAQQAGLEPGEFVWTGGDCHVYDNHIDQVLEQLSRAPYPYPGMRIRKAPSIFEYQYEDFELVDYQSHSAIKAPVAV
- a CDS encoding OsmC family protein, with the translated sequence MGKRLWVERNKDGSWDAYSDEGAHIKFGKGKGQFNPGDLMKIALAGCGALSSQFAIENSLGEGKGARIVVDGTYDPDDDAYLNFTEQVDVDATDAHLSQEDADKLEERIRRHIAKACTVEHTYEHETPVRLSVKVRH
- a CDS encoding universal stress protein, which translates into the protein MSNDKAVLVGVDGSDASYKAAWWAANFAKHAGLTLQIVCAYSLPSYAAVSFDATYTTMGDDVAAHNDAQEILSKAKAIADDQGVSAATLIVTGDPSSVFVELSRNYKLIVIGNRGKGGLAERLLGTTSSSLPAYAYCPIVVVPYTDDDGNLMHLNNQIRSVAVGSDESKWGLKALQIAAGFADSWGAELNVMSAVPNISGLTGTGSAEEQSVMESYMDDLNTRIAPLLKTYPNLHVTKSVVPGSAVEALTQASKTHDVVVVGSRGRGGFTGLLLGSTSQGLLQHAVSPVYVVPRKYVEAEESGLKAAAEGGLIVETKDIDQITGVEQVSVDTAKPEQLADIESTIDPERRK
- a CDS encoding C40 family peptidase; this encodes MKANLLDESISTTVEKDSNWGGIESLDVPVTKSQAEKDAEARQAARAAQAAQAAQNAQTRNQSGVASRSSQRATQQVAVDDAPVTGTGQDVVSYAMQFQGVPYVFGGETPSGFDCSGFTKYVFAHFGIALPHNADAQAGFGTPVSTPAPGDLMVAPGHVAIYVGNGYMIHAPAPGQTVKVQAPYRSFEYRRLV
- a CDS encoding CHAP domain-containing protein, with the translated sequence MKHAAHRAPARKGARIGRLVSPPSSSTQQDGMDADDALVAKLNEVAPPTRRSIRLAAKAEARRAHLVTGSALTVLVGAAASSLTFSQNRNDGVSPMASSTGSYLATPAGSLDSTVYGSTTVSRSETRQSLPTESQTNEGSWQLGDSDLDASQMSKSLAENPVVANLMDENRDAIPEGFNPNHATGERGNAYEFSQCTWWAYVRRHQLGLPVGSHLGNGMNWANSARALGYWVDNTPRNVGDVIVFQPGQEGSDMTYGHVAIVEKINPDGSIVTSECGAVMNGKTYSRTLTNVHALQYIHY
- the manA gene encoding mannose-6-phosphate isomerase, class I, which translates into the protein MFPIRAVEKHYAWGSYDRLQQMFHLGQEGGGSSEPLAEMWFSGHAESPSALTLSGGDTVPLTDAIRRDPMTMLGEQDSRLFGPTLPYLFKVISARIPLSLQVHPLDFEARAGFNRENAAGIPREAPDRSFKDTLAKNEMVVALEPFTASVGFSPVAFQLTLLRAVDHPLARLMAEALTARTFHMGVPPAQFAQADAMMPVSSLIWPDSRRRIFRAFHTAITAPEESSAALGAALESASQKVKGRKTHAVMDNALQAAQAFPGDPSVLCLLMLNPVCLEEGESVYIPAGTPHAYIHGTAAEIMTNSDNVLRAGMTPKHRDIPNLLRSLDCQPNAPIDPSSSMIATLIMHNMVTYKPKISEYMLVYGNVSAGEAAWPLMARLNQRYGDLIEKLGPRRLMIPRKGPRILLCTEGAIQCSTEYSSVTLKQGQAVFIPSEDGRVVVTLPQSTVQETGTATENGSFLLAATPV